A stretch of DNA from Acanthochromis polyacanthus isolate Apoly-LR-REF ecotype Palm Island chromosome 21, KAUST_Apoly_ChrSc, whole genome shotgun sequence:
GCTGTCGCTGCACATCAAAACCTCCTTCTGCGCTCCAGGAGAATTCCTGATCCGCCACGGAGACGCCCTGCACTCCAACTATTTCGTCTGCTCGGGTTCCTTGGAGGTTCTGAAGGACGGCATGGTTCTGGCCATCCTGGGTCAGTGACGAACACTCAACCTCGTCCTCGTTTCTTTATCTTGTAGTCACTAACTCCTATGCTTGTGTACTAACTCCTGCAGGTAAAGGTGACCTGATTGGAGCCGACCTCCCAGAACAGGACCAGGTGATAAAGACCAACGCTGACGTGAAGGCGTTGACCTACTGTGACCTGCAGCACATCAGTGTCCGGGCTCTGAGGGAGGTTCTGGGCCTTTATCCAGAGTATGGAAGCCGGTTCAGCTCCGACATCCACCACAACCTCACCTACAACCTGAGGGAAGGCAGCGAGGTAAACAGGATGATGTAATCTACTATAGTTCCAGCACAGAACAGTAGCTGTTGCTGCTCATTAACAGAAACATACCGGTACTAGACACCAGACATACCACCAGATACACATTGTGAGTGTAATCGCTTGTTAATTCTGACTTCCATACTTGCAGAGTGTGACCAGGTTTCCGTGGACTCCGAAGATGTCTCAGGTATGTGTGAAGATAATTACCTCAGTAAGGTATTAGTCTGATTTATGTACTGAACTGTGGTGGAATATCGCAGCTAATTTATCGAAAGTAAAAACTAATTTCTACAATCTAATGcccattaattaaaaaataagtattCAGTCCCTTTTAAAGGGAGTAACTCAACACAGATGCAGCCAGTTGGTGCTAGAAGTCCCATAGTTAGTGAAATAAagatgatctgaggtcagtgattGTGTCTCAagattgtagtataaagactctagtatctggaaggtccagacACTGGTGGATCAGAACTactggatagaactacaccatgaagactaaagaacactTCTAGAAAGAGACTGTTCATGCAACagctgtctgttcttcaccagtcaaagcttagTGGGagtcaaagagaaagactctgttggaaaaaaagctcaaattaaatctggactagagttcaccagaagacatgtggagactgtgaagtcaactggaagaaggttctttggtctgatgagaccaaaatggagctttttgtccatcagactagatgctaTGTTTGACAGATGCCCAAAattgcacatcatcacaaacacactatctccactgtgaagcatagtggcggcagcatcatgatgtgaagcatggaggtggcagcatcatgacatgaagcatggaggtggcagcatcatgacatgaagcatggaggtgacAGCATCAcgatgttcctcagcagcaggtcctggaaggcttgtaaaggtagaggatGAAATGAATGCGGCAAAGTCTaaagaaatcctggaggacaacctgatacAGTatgaagagaactgagacttggagaagatttgttttccatcaaGACAATGAGTCGAAGCAAACAGCTGAAGCTCCACAAAAATGGTttgaagacaacaaggtgaaagTTCTGGAGGCCGAGTTCAGACCTCAGTCTAACTGAGAATTAGTGTCTGGACTTGAAAAGTTCTGTTCACTCATGATACTTGTGGAACCTGACAGAGTTTGAACAGTTTATAAAGAAGAACGACGTAAAATTTCAGCGTCCGGATGCTCAGACTGATTGAGACCAACAGGATCAATGCTGGaactgcagccaaaggtgcatctgcCTAACACTGACTGGAAGGTGGTGAAGACTTACAGTCACCTTTTTTTTCAGCTAATTGACATTACTTGGCAAAactgtgttttcactttgacatcagagtcttttttgtaaattcttgtaaaaaaaaaatgtcctgttgTATCGAATATGTTCTTCCGAAGTGCACTGAATGCTTTTTATAGACACTGTATGTTCCATCAATATCTTCATGGGGATATTTTGGGTATATTTCCCCAAAAATTGCACATAGAGAAAACTTTGCAACTGGCTTCACCAAGTTTTTCCAACTCTCCTCCCTTCAGGGTCAAGTGTCACACCAGAAACTGCCCTTCATCATCGAGGCCAGCGATGAAGAACGAGATGATGACCTGAAAAGCTCCCAGCAGAGGAGGGTTCCTCTGCTGCAGGCGATGAACAGCCCCGTCCACCAGCCTCACCTCAGCACCTTACTGGGGGAGGAGCTCCGGCACATCAGCGCCCTGCACCTGTGTCGGTCACCTGTCCAGGGAGGCCGAGGTCGCAGCCCGTCACCTCAGACTTTCATCGGAGAGGAACTCTCTCCATCTCCTTTACCGAGCATCACCACCGACCATCGACCTGCCAAGCTGTTAATGCCTTCCTTACCTTGTGTTAGTCCTTTGACCCTCAGCCCCAGGTGACACTTTCTACCTGCTGCatccaaaaatattaaaataacctGTTTGTATCTATTTAAAACTGTGTAACTCTCTTTTGTCTTACTTTCAGGGTCGTGGATGGAATTGAGGACAACAGTGACACATTTCAGTTTAATGTAGAGCAGAGTGAGACCAAGACTAATGTCACAGGTGAAGTCTCTCCGCAAGACTGAATTCCAGGGAgtttcttgccatttttttgtctgtgtcccattcttttctcactgtggttcatttttaactgcaatCTAAAGCCCTGCACCACTATGgcaacagaacaaccatgaaggagagagaactgtGCAACAATAACACCACAAGATGCAAATcgattttttaaaagtcatatagaaacacaaaaagatgcatttaTAATGGAACAAacggacaaaaatgacattgaaCAATGCAAAAGCgaagcacaaagacacaaaataataggCAAAATAGACACAACGACTCAAAGAtataaaaattacacaaaacaatgtagagaaaactcaaaaatgtctatATAAATATATCAATACAATATAAAGACTTCTGTGGAAACAGTACAGTTATGAAGATGGAGAATTGAGAAATGTCTTGTTAGTAGGACATAGTTAGAATggcacagagacaaaaatgacacaaaaaaaacaaagtacataagatgcaaaaaataacaggcaaaaatgacacagacacaaaaagatacaaaaattacacaaaaacatgaaaaatgactggcataaatgacacaaagacacaagaagattGAAAAATTAGCAAGCTTAGAACTGTCATATCTTTCCTGATGGAACTGCACGCCAAACATGCCACATTAAAGGACTgccagaaagttgaaaatgcaatgattttttttagtttttactgtttctgactGATATTTGATAGATAACATGTATTTCAAatccaccagcaggttttgtggttcagagggGTAAAGATAAACTGTGCAAGGTTCAGTAGAAACAGGAAAATGTCAGATCTGAACACTCCTGACCATTCCAGGTTAGATTCGCTCTTAAATCAGCTGTTATTCTCTTTCCCATCCTCTTTCAGATCGGCTGCAGGTTAATGCCAACCTGCTTCTGGAGACAGAAGAAGTGAGACAGAACATCAGCAAACTGAACAAAGAGGTGAGGTCCAATATCAGACAAACGCTCgaagctgcaggtttttaatTCAGTTCTATCTTTCAGTGTATTTTATATATCAagctaaaaatgtcacaaatatctttagaaatgtccatattcTGTGCTATAACAATTGACAGCAAATCAGAGACGACAAATCACTGCAAAACATAGGACCGattcaataaaatgtgaataaaacatttttaaaagcaaattgTCAACATTAAAATCCCTCAGCTTCCTTAAAAAGAACAGTCTCTGGTTGGCTTTTTTGCAAATATAGTCCGTGTTGGACTGAAAAGTCAGTTTGTCATCCAAGATGACGCCCAAATATTTCTACTGGCTTACAATCTCCACAGCCACCATTAATGAAAGTGGGTCTTGGGacaggaggattttttttttccaaattgtgATTCATGACATCCATACTGTCTACGCTTCCACCGTCACCTTTTCCGTTTCTTCTCAggtgaacaacctgaaccatgAAGTGTCCAACCTGGCTAAGGAGCTGCATGACATCATGCACTTCCTGCAGCCCCACATGGCGATGCTGCACTCCTCTTCCCCGGTTTCTTCGTATTCGTACGGCCTGCAGATGGCCCCCGACCCCAGCGTCACCACCTCCAGCAGCTGGCAGCCCCGTGTCCCGTTGAACATCTCCGCCGCGCTGCACTCCCACCACGACGCCACCAGCCACCCAGCCAGGACCTCGTGGGGCTGCAGAAGCTCCTCGCTGCTGACCTCCACCAGCCCCATGTCGTCCGGTTTGCACCTGTGCTGCTCAGACAGAGAAGGAACCTCATCCCACCGGATCCAGAGCCCCTGTGGACCCTTCCAGGCCTCCCCTTACATCCCCCAGGGAGGCCCGCCAGTGCTGGGCATTGGCTCGGCCTTCAGCGGCCTCCAGGTGGTCTGTCAGGCTCCTCAGATGGTTTTCAACTCACCTGTCCATACCATGAGCAGCTCCCGCCCCTTGTGCTCCACGGTTAACTCCACCCTTCCACCACTGAGCTCTGAGCAAACTTACAAGCAGAACCAGACTCCCATCCACTCCTTCGTCACTCCCACAGGTCTGGCTCAGTGCCACACCGCATTCAGCTCTCTGTCGCCCCCCAGAGGCCACAGCTCGGTCTGCAGCCAGAGCTCAATCAGACGACGGGTAGGCTCCAGCCCGGTTCAACAAACGCTGGAGCAGCTAATGAGCTCTCGAGCCGTTCTGGATCAGAACAGGACAGAAAGTTGTGAATCAGCTGGCTGCAACATTCTGGACATGGAGGAGATGCCGCACTGATTGTATTATTTTGTGAAGACGAAGAGTTCATGTTTAAAAA
This window harbors:
- the kcnh4a gene encoding potassium voltage-gated channel subfamily H member 4a, giving the protein MPVMKGLLAPQNTFLDSIANHFDGTHSNFLLGNAQGRYGYPIVYCSDGFCELTGFVRTEVMQKTCTCSFLHGAETGDSVVQQVDKALEGQQEYQGEVCFYRKNGNPFWCLLDIVPIKNEKGEVVLFLLSFKDVTDSYGKSHHYAPGEGASEAAHHSRKINQLHFSQAQERGRTILHHLNSLFTKRGKKKLTDSVFQKPSLPEYKVAAVKKSRFILLHYSVSKALWDWLILLATFYVAVVVPYNVCFVSHDEADDRRSLVSRSTIGSDIAVEMLFILDIILNFRTTYVSQSGQVVYDARSIYLHYCTTWFFVDLIAALPFDLLYAFNITVTSLVHLLKTVRLLRLLRLLQKLDRYSQYSAVVLTLLMSVFALLAHWMACVWYVIGRKEIESSDPITWDIGWLQELGKRLETPYINSTMGGPSMPSAYIASLYFTLSSLTSVGFGNVCANTDAEKIFSICIMLMGALMHAVVFGNVTAIIQRMYSRRSLYHTRMKDLKDFIRVHRLPQQLKQRMLEYFQATWSVNNGINANELLHDFPDELRADIAMHLNKDILQLPVFERASRGCLRSLSLHIKTSFCAPGEFLIRHGDALHSNYFVCSGSLEVLKDGMVLAILGKGDLIGADLPEQDQVIKTNADVKALTYCDLQHISVRALREVLGLYPEYGSRFSSDIHHNLTYNLREGSESVTRFPWTPKMSQGQVSHQKLPFIIEASDEERDDDLKSSQQRRVPLLQAMNSPVHQPHLSTLLGEELRHISALHLCRSPVQGGRGRSPSPQTFIGEELSPSPLPSITTDHRPAKLLMPSLPCVSPLTLSPRVVDGIEDNSDTFQFNVEQSETKTNVTDRLQVNANLLLETEEVRQNISKLNKEVNNLNHEVSNLAKELHDIMHFLQPHMAMLHSSSPVSSYSYGLQMAPDPSVTTSSSWQPRVPLNISAALHSHHDATSHPARTSWGCRSSSLLTSTSPMSSGLHLCCSDREGTSSHRIQSPCGPFQASPYIPQGGPPVLGIGSAFSGLQVVCQAPQMVFNSPVHTMSSSRPLCSTVNSTLPPLSSEQTYKQNQTPIHSFVTPTGLAQCHTAFSSLSPPRGHSSVCSQSSIRRRVGSSPVQQTLEQLMSSRAVLDQNRTESCESAGCNILDMEEMPH